Genomic window (Bradyrhizobium sp. 186):
CTCGTCTGCTTCGTCATCTCCGGCATGATGTGCGGCCTCGCCGGCGCGCTGCTCGCCAACAACACCGATTTCATCAGCCCGGCCGTGATGTACTGGACCCGCTCCGGCGACCTCATGGTGATGGTGATCCTCGGCGGCATGGGTGCGCTGTTCGGCCCCGTCATGGGCGCGGTGGTCTATCTGCTGCTGGAAGAGTTTTTGTCGCAGATCACCGAATACTGGGCGCTGATCATGGGTCCGCTGCTGCTGTTGATCGTGCTGTTTGGCCGCGGCGGCATCATGGGCCTGCTCGGGAGGCTCAACCGTGGCTGAACCGCTGCTCCACGTCGAAAAGCTGGTGCGCCGCTTTGGCGGCATCATTGCGACGGATAACGTCTCGCTCGATGTCGCGGCCGGCGAGCTGCACGCCATCATCGGCCCGAACGGCGCCGGCAAGACCACGCTGATCAGCCAGCTCACCGGGCATCTCGAGCCACACGCCGGCAGCGTCTCGCTCGGCGGCCGCGATATCACTCATCTGCCGGCCTATCGCCGCTGCGCGCTGGGCCTCGCCCGCTCGTTCCAGATCACCTCGCTGCTGCTCGACTTCACTGCCGCCGACAATGTCGCACTCGCGGCGCAGGCGCATGCTGGCCACTCGTTCCGCTTCTTCGCCAATGCGCGCAAGGAAAAGGGCTTGCGCGATGCGGCGCATGCCGCGCTCGACCGTGTCGGGCTGTTGCATCGCGCCGACGTCGTGGTGTCCCGGCTCAGTCACGGCGAACGGCGCGAGCTCGAGCTTGCGGTTGCGCTCGCGAGCAAGCCAAAGCTGCTGCTGCTGGACGAGCCGATGGCGGGGCTGGGCGTCACCGAATCCCAGCGCATGGTGAAGCTGCTTCAGGAGCTGCGGAAGGAAGTCTCGATCGTGCTGGTCGAGCACGACATGCCGGCAGTGTTCGCGCTCGCCGACCGCATCACGGTGCTGGTCTATGGCCGCGTCATCGCCTCCGGCGATCCGGCCGCGATCCGCGGCAACGACGAGGTCAAGCGCGCTTATCTCGGCGACCAGCATGTGGTGACGCACCATGGCTGACACGCTGCTCGACGTCGACGGTATCGAGACCTGCTACGGCCTCTCCCAGGTGCTGTTCGGCTTGTCCCTGTCGATCAAGCCCGGCGAGATGGTCTCGCTGATGGGTCGCAACGGCATGGGCAAGACCACCACCATCCGCTCCATCATGGGCCTGACGCCGGCGCGCGCAGGCAGCATCCGCTTTGCGGGCTCGGAGGTACGGACGCAGCCGTCCTACAGAATCGCAAAACTCGGCGTCGGCTTAGTGCCTGAGGGGCGCCAGATCTTCCCGAACCTCACCGTGCGCGAAAACCTGGTCGCGGCCGCCGCCGATCGTTTTAACAGCGCCAACCCGTGGACGCTGGCCGCGATCTACTCGCTGTTTCCGCGGCTTGCCGAACGCGCCTCGAACATGGGCAACCAGCTCTCCGGCGGCGAGCAGCAGATGCTCGCGATCGGCCGTGCGCTGATGACCAATCCGAAGCTGCTGATTTTGGACGAAGCGACCGAGGGCCTGGCGCCGCTGATCCGCGAAGAGATCTGGAACTGCCTGTCGATGCTGAAGAGCCGCGGCCAGTCGATTCTCGTCGTCGACAAGAATGTCGACCACCTCGCCCGCATCTGCGACCGCCACACCATCATCGAGCGCGGCAAGACGGTGTGGAGCGGCACCTCGCACCAGCTGATGGCCGAGCCGGATTTGCAGCACAAATATCTGGGGATTTAGGTTTCGGCTGGAGTGTGCGGCATGACCATGCCGCTTGCTCGGTGTTGTCCTGGCGAAAGCCAGGACCCATACCGCGGAATCTATCGATTTTGAGCGGTGCGAGTCCCGGGCGACCAGTTTTCGCCAACTCCTCCCTGGGGTAATGGGTCCTGGCTTTCGCCAGGACGACCTCGGGGAGAGAACGTCCCGTCTCAATTACCAATAAATCCCATGGCGGTGCAACTCGCGGATCACGCGCGCCTCGGTGGATGCCTGGTGGCGCTTCGGCTTGGCCGTTTCGGTCGTGCTGGCAACCGGCGCGGCGGTCGATTGAGAAGGGGCCGTCGCTGTTGCGGTCGGCACCGTTGCTGCCTGGGGCGTCGAGGCCGGCGTGGTGGTCGCCGTCTTGACATTCGCCGGCTGCGTCACCGCGGGCGCCTGCGTCGCCGTCGGTGCGACCGTTGCCGTTGTAGCGGGCTGCTCGGTTGCCTGTTGGCTTGCGTTGCTGGCCGCCAGGCTCAGGCTCCGCGGACCACGGGCATAGGCTTGGGTTGCGAGCAGCGACATCGTCGCGATCAGGATCAGCTTGCGCATGGAAATCCCCGTTATCTGGTCAATCCGTCTTACCTAATTTACACCCGCCGGCGGCTAGCGCGACAGGCGATGCGCGCCGATCTCGATCAGGGTGGCGCGGCAGGAGAGGCGATAGATCAGGCTGAATAATTGATCCCACATGACCGAACTCCACTGTTGATCATGGGTCCGAAGGTTAACCCCGGTGTCTTTCCGGCGGTTTTCGACGAGTGAGGAAAATGGCTTCGTCGGACCGAGATGTGATGTCGTCGGAACAGGCGGGACGAAGTCGCCTCACGGAGGTGTGAGAGGTAGGTACTGTCATTCCGGCGCGATGCGCTAGCCCGACTTCGCGGATTCGCGCTCGAAATCGCGGATTTTGAGATTTTTTGCTCGGCTAAGTGATTGATTTGCAAGGAGCGAGGTCGTCGGATTCGGCCGAAAATGGCTGTAGTGAAGACCTACCCGATTCCCAAGGGCGGGATGATGCGGATAGATTCTGCGCGTCATGTTCCTGCGACGCACCGAGCGAAAGAAGAACGGCAAGGCGCACCATTACTGGAACGTCGTCGAGAGCAAGCGGCTCGACGACGGACGCGTGGTACAGCGGCATGTGCTGTATCTCGGCGAGATCAACTCTTCGCAGGCGGCGGCCTGGCGCAAGGCGATCGAGGTGTTCGACGAGGATGCCGGCCGCCCGCGGACACTGGCGCTATTCCCGGAGGATCGATGCGATGCGGTCGCAGGCGATGCGTCTGTCGTTCAGCTTCGCCTGTCCGAGATGCAGCTTCGTCGCCCACGCCAATGGGGCGCGTGCTGGCTGGCCGGGCAGTTGTGGCAGGAACTTCAGCTTGATCGGTTCTGGGCCGATCGGTTGCCCCCGAGCCGCAAGAAGACGAGGTGGGATCAAATCCTGCAAGTGCTCGCGACCTATCGGCTGATCGCGCCGGGCAGCGAATGGCGGCTACATCGGCAATGGTTCGGCAACAGCGCGATGGCCGATCTCTTGGGGACTGACTTCGGCCTGGCTGAAGAGCACAAGCTCTATGCCTGCCATGACCTGTTGCTCGAGCATAAGGAGGCGCTGTTCTCGCATCTGGTCGGGCGTTGGCGCGATCTGTTCAACGCCGACTTCGACGTGCTGCTGTACGATCTGACCAGCACCTACTTCGAGGTCAACGCCTCGGACTTGCCGCAAGGCAGCAAGCGCCGCCACGGCTACAGCCGCGACAAGCGGCCGGACTGCCCGCAAGTCGTGATCGCGCTGGTGGTGACGCCGGACGGCTTGCCGCTGGCTTACGAGGTGCTGCCCGGCAACACCGCCGACAGCAAGACGCTGCGGATGTTCCTGGGCAAGATCGAACTGCAATATGGCAAGGCGCGGCGGGTCTGGGTGATGGATCGCGGCGTGCCGACCGAGGCGGTGCTGGCCGAGATGCGCAACAGCGATCCGCCGGTGCAGTATCTGGTGGGAACGCCGAAGGGACGCCTGAACCGGCTGGAGAAGCACCTGCTGCAAAAGCCATGGCAGGAGGCGCGGGAGGGCGTGAAGGTGAAGCTGTTGGCCGAGGACGGCGAGCTTTATGTCTTCGCGCAAAGCGCCGATCGGGTCACCAAGGAACGCGCGATGCGGCGGCGGCAGTTGAAGTGGCTGTGGAGGCGGCTCCGGCAAATCGACGCGATGGAGGTCACGCGCGAAGAGCTGCTGATGAAACTCGGCGGCGCGCGTTCGAAGGCGCCGGCCGCCTGGCGTCTGGTTGATATCGAGATCGACAAGGAGCGCCCGAGCTTCACCTTCGCGCTCAATCGCAAGAAGCTGCGAACGACACGGCGGCGCGAAGGCCGCTACCTGCTGCGCACCAATCTCAGCGACAACGATCCCGCCCAACTATGGCAATACTACACCCAGCTCGTCGCCGTCGAAGAGGCCTTCCGCAATCTCAAAGGCGACCTGGCGATCCGTCCGGTCTTCCATCAGGACGAGAAGCGGATCGAAGCCCACATCTTCATCGCCTTCCTGGCCTACTGCATGCAGATCACGCTGACCCGTCGCCTTCATGCGCTGGCGCCCGGGCTGACCGCGCGCAGCGCGCTCGAAAAGTTCGCCGCCGTCCAGATGATCGACGTCCATCTGCCGACCACCGACGGGCGCGAGATCCTGCTCACTCGCTATACCCACCCAGAACCCGAACTGCAGCTCCTGATCGACCGGCTGAAACTCCGCCTGCCACCGCAGCCGCCGCCCAGGATCACCACAGCCGCCGTCACCCAAGCCAACCGCCGTAGTGAAGACCTTTTGACATAAGCCTTTGATTTACAACGACCGGGTATCTTCAAAACCCGCCAATCCGCGAAGACGGGCTAGCCCGAACTTCCCCTTGAGTAGCGACGTAAGCATTTGAGCTGGCGTGTAATTCCAGCGGGCGTGACGGCGCGTCTGCCTACATTATGGGGCGATAGGAATGCCGAGCCGATTGAAGACGTCTTGTTGTAGTGGGGTTGGACTTGTGAGCATAGCGGCCGGGGCGTCCTGACCGATGCGAACGATGTTGCGTGTGAGCGTGGCGAGATCCTGCAACAGCGTTCGAAAGCTGTGCACGGGCCGGCCATCGTGGGTGTGCTTGCGATTAGCCTTGGTTCTGGCCGCGGCCGAGACTCTGGCCTTGGCGACGGGCGAGACGCGCGCGGCGTCGGCGGCCTCGCGGTCGTGATCGTCGAACAGGATCGGGGCCAGCGCGCGGCGCATGTGCCAGACGATGTAATAAGCGAGCATGCAGAGGAAGACGTGGGCGCGCACGCGGCCAGCGAGGCGATGGTGGATCGGGCGCACCTCCAGTTCGACGGTCTTGATGGTGCGGAAGGCGCGTTCGACCTGGGCCAGGCTCTTGTAGGCACGCACCGTGGCGGCGGTGTCGAGGTTCTCGGCCGGCACGTTGGTCCGTAGCACATAGAAGCCGTCGAGCGACGCTTCGTTGGCGATGGCATCCTCGATCCGACTGAAGTCGAACGAAGTGTCGGTGATGGCGAGGTGGAAGTGCTTGGCCATCTTACGCTTGCCCAGCACGGCGCCGACCTTCAGACCGATCTCATCCTCGCCGCGCAAGGGGTTGCGCTGACGCTGCACGGCGGCCTTGACGCGGGCGAGATCCTTCTCGGTCGCCGCCAGCAACTCGCCGCGCTTGCGCCGACGCTCGTCGGCCAGATCCGGGTTGCGGCACACGATCAGGCGCTCGCCGGGGAAGTCGGGGGACGTGATCTCGGCCATATCGCGATCGTCGAACAGCGACAATTGCAGCGGGCCGCCGTCCTCGGCGAGCTTGCGGATCGCCGGCGCCCGCAGAGCGGTGATCCAATCGAGCCCGGCCGGCATCAGATCGGCTTCGATACGGGCGCTGGTGATCATGCCGCGATCGCCGACCAGTACCACACGCGACAGCTTGAAGCGGGCCTTCAGTTTGTCGACTTGCGCGGCCAGCGTGCTCGGGTCGGCGGTGTTACCTTCGAACACCTCCACCGCCACCGGGCAGCCGTCGGCGGCGCACAGCAAGCCGAACACGATCTGCAGCTTGTCGGAACGACCGTCGCGGCTGTAACCATGCCGCGCCAATTCGCAATGTCGCCCCTCCAGATAGCTGGAGGTGAGATCGTAGAGCACCAGCGAGCCGTCATGCAGATGGCGCTTGGCGAGCGTCGCCTCGATCCCCGGTTGGGCCGTGCCGAGCAGGTCGAGCGCTTCGTAAAGCTCGTCCTCGTCGACGGCGCTGAGATCGAGCAGTTCGCCCAGCGAATGCGCCGCCGTCGCCTCGCTGAGCTGGCGCGCCGTGGCCAGCTTGGCGGCCGGTTCGATCACCCGTGCCACGATCAAGGCCAAAGCCAGCCTGGCCAACCGTCTGGGCTTGTCCGGGACAAGGCGATGCAGTCCGAGCTGGCGCGCCATGCCGAGCACCGCGGCCACGTGGCCGTGCGGCAGCGAGCGCTCGATCCGCAGTTGCTCGGCCGGCGAGACCAGCTCCTCGCCTTTCAGGACGCGGCGCAGCGCATCGATCTTCTCATCCGGTCAATGCGACAGGTTGGCCAGCGTGCGCGACTTGATCTTGTCGCCCTCGCGATAGCTCTCGCGCAACAGGATCGCGGGCGGTGAGTTGCGGTTGGGAATGCGGGCGACGAACATGCCGGAATCGAATCACGGAAACCTGCCATTCGCAAGCCAAAAATCATCATTTACATGCCTACAAAATCAGCCCGATCCAAACTTCTCAAATCCTCTCAACGCTCTAACAAAAATCCCGAGGGGAAGTTCGGGCTAGCATCGCACCCGGAATCTCGAGGTTTCGGGATCGGTCCTTCGGACCGCCCCGGAACGACGAAGCCGGGGCTAAAACATCTCGAAATATTCGCGATGTTCCCAGTCGGTCACCTCGGCGAGAAAGCGGTCGATTTCGGCATTCTTGATGTGGGTGTAGTAGTCGACGAACTCTCCACCGAGCTTTTCGCGGAAGAATGGGTCGTCCTTTAGCGCGGCGACGGCGTCGCGCAGGGACTTCGGCAATAGCGGCGCCTTGGTTTCGTAGGGCGTGTCGGCAGACGGACCGGGTTCGAGCTTGCGGTCGGCGCCGTCGAGGCCGCTCAGGATTTGCGAGGCCATGTAGAGATAGGGATTGGCGGCGGGTTCGCCGACGCGGTTTTCCAGGCGCGTGGCGGCGTCGCCGGCGGCCCCGAGCACGCGGATCATCACGCCGCGATTGTCGCGGCCCCAGATCGCGCGGTCCGGCGCGAGCGAATAGGAGCGGTAGCGCTTGTAGCCGTTGATGGTCGGCGTGGTGAACACGGTTGCCGCGCGGGCATGGCCGAGCAGCCCCGCGAGATAGGCGCGGCCGAATGCGCTGAGCGGCTCGCCGCCCGCCTTTGCCATGAACAGGTTCTCCCCGCTCGCGCGCGAGACGATCGACTGGTGCAGGTGCCAGCCGCTCGCGAACAGGTGTGGCAGTTTCGGCCGGCACATGAAGGTGGCGTGATAGCCGTGGCGATGCGCGATCTGCTTCACCGCTGACCGAAACAGCACCATGTTGTCGGCAGGCTCCATCCCCGTCTTCGGCTGGAAGGTGAACTCGCACTGGCTCGGCCCGAACTCAACCTCGACAGAGCGCAGGGGAAGGCCCAGCGCGACGATGTCGCGCCGTAAAATCTCCAGCACCGGCTCCATCTGGTCGAAGCGCTGCTCGGTGAGATATTGATAGCCGTGGCTGAGCAGGCTCACCGACGGCGGCGTGCCGGGTTGGCCGGCGTCCTCCGCGCGCATATGCGGATCGTCGAGCTTGAAGATGTGGAATTCGACCTCGAGCCCCGCGACGAAATCGCAGCCGCGGCTGCCGAGCTCATCGAGCACCTTGCGATAGAGCCCGCGGGTCGCGAACGGCACGGGGCGGCCGTCGCTGAAATAGAGATCGCACAGCACCCAGCCCGTCGCCGGCGCCCATGGCAGCACGCGGAACGTGGTGGGATCGGCGACCATCAGTACGTCGGCCGCGCCCTCCATCTCCTTCATGCCGAAGCCGCCGCCGGCGGTGAACACCGGGAACACCGTGCGGTGCGAGGTGTCCTTGGCGAGCATGGTCGTGGTGATCGAGCAGCCGCTCTCCAGCGAGGCAACCGCCTCGGAGGCGATGATGGTCTTGCCGCGCAAGATGCCGTGCTGGTCCGGGAAGGCGAGGCGGACGACTTCGAGGCTCTTCTCTTCGACGATACGGCGCAACCGCGTCGCGGCGTCCTTCTGCTCATCCGACCACAGCGCATGACGCGCGACGAAACTCACTTTGATCGCTCCTTGCTACCTGTCATTCCGGGGCGCCCGAAGGGAGAACCCGGAATCTCGAGATTCCGGATTCGATGCTATCGCATCGCCCCGGAATGACGGTGCCTCAAATCACTCCGCCGCCGTTAGCCGATGCACATTGTCCGCGATCTCCTTCGGCACCGGTGCGGTCCAGGGCGCGCCGCGGCGGCGCTTGACGTCGACTTCCATCCAGTAGGTCTCCCAGCCCCGCGTCGGCCCGATGCCGTCCATGGTCGCCGGTCCCTGGATGCTGCGTGCGGTGCTCTCGTCGAGATGCAGCATTGGCTTCTCGCCGCCCGAAACCTTCTCGATTTCCTGCCGCAGCAGCCGGCGATATTGCACGATCGCCTTGTCGCTCTGGCCGAGATGCTCCTTGGTGCGATCCTGGATCGCGCCCATGGATTCCACCGCCCACTGGTCGTGGACGTTGATGTCATTGCCCATGCCGGTGTAGGTCGCGGTCGCCTGCTCGTGCGGATCGAAACCGTAATCGTTGCTACTGTTCTTGCGCGAGGTGTAGTCGGGCAGCTCATAGAGCTCGAGCCGCTGGTCGCGCATCTTCTGCTTGTCGACCGGGTTCGCGTAGCTGGTGAAGATCGCGTACCAATAGCAGTTCTCGTCGTCGACCGGCACATGCCACTGCGTGATCGTCATCTCCGTGCTCATGGGAATGACGAAGCCGTGCGGGAAGAGCTGGTTGGTCACGCGCACATGGGTGCGCTCCTCGTCGATCTCGCGCAGCGCGATCAGCCGCAGGCCGTATTCGGTGTGCTCGACATTGATGATCGGCCGGTCGAATTCGCGCAGGATCTTGGTCATCGGCAGGTCAGAGCCGGCAGAGGCGCCGCGGAACTGCTTGCCGTAGGCGGTGGACGTGTCCTCGTCCTCGAAGAAGCGATGCAGGTAAGACGCATGTGCGGGATCGATGCCGACTTCGAGCGCCTGGAGCCAGTTGCAGGCCATGTGGCCCTTGAACGCGAAGGTGTGGGTGCCGGGCGCGATGAAGCAGTCGATCTCCGGAAAGGCCGGCGGCTCACCCTCGCCCAGATAGGCCCAGAGGATGCCGCTCTTCTCCACCACGGGATAGGCGCGTTGCCGGACGTTCTGGCAGAGTTTTGAATCCTTCGGCTCGGCCGGGGTTTCGGTGCACTGGCCGGTCGCGTCGAACAGCCAGCCATGGAATGCGCAGCGCAGGCCGCCATGTTCGAGCCGTCCGAAGGCGAGGTCGGCGCCGCGATGCGCGCAGTGGCGGTCGATCAGGCCGTAGCGTCCCGTCTCGTCGCGGAATAGCACCAAATTCTCGCCGAGCAGCTTAACGGGTCGGATCGGCCGCGCGCCCTCGAGCTCATCGACCAGCGCCGCCGGCTGCCAGTAGCTCCGCATCAGCTTCCCGCAGGGGTCCTTCGGCCCGGTGCGGGTGATCTGGTCGTTCTGCTCCTGGCTCATCATGGCGGTCGCGTCCTTTTCTGGAGGGGCGTTTTGTTCGCCTATTGAACTAATGGGCGAATTATGACATGTCTCGATCCGGCAACAAGCACTATTTTGCAGGAATAACCCGAGGCCCATGCCCAAGCTGAAGCGGAGCGAGAGCGAGGAACGCGCGACGGATTTCGTCGAGAGCCTCGATCGCGGCCTGCGTCTGCTGCAATGCTTCGGCGCGACCGCCGGCCCGATGACGCTGAGCGATCTCGCCCGGGCCGCGGATCTTCCCCGTGCCACCGCGCGGCGCATGCTGTTCACGCTCCAGCGTGGCGGCTTCGTCGCCGGCGACGGAAAGCTGTTCTCCCTGACGCCGCATGTGCTGACGCTCGCTGCGTCCTACCTGCGCTCCAGCCAGCTCGTCGCCGTGCTTCAGCCGGTGCTCGATTGCGTCGCCACCGCGGCGCAGGAAATCTCCTCGCTCGCGGTGCTCGACGGCGATGACGTCGTGTTCATCGCCCGCGGCGGCCCGGCGCGCGTGTTCTCGGGCGGGCTCGACATCGGCTACCGCCTGCCGGCCTTCTGCACGTCCGTCGGCCGCGCCATGCTCGGCCAGCTCGATGATGCCGAGCTGGCCGCGCGCCTGAAGGCGATGAAGCGCGAAGCGTTGACGCCGCAGACGGTGACCGATCCGAAGGCGCTGCTCGCGCGCATCACAGCCGACCGCGCGCAGAGCTATTCGCTGGTCGACCGCGAAGCTGAGCCACACTTCCGCTCGATCTCCGTTCCCGTACGGCGCTATGATGATGTGATCGTCGCCGCCATCAACATGGGTGCCCACGTCGACCGCGTGCCGGCCAAGGAGTTGATCGAGCGATTCCTGCCGCTGTTGCGCGAAGGTGCGGAGTCGGTGCGCTCGCAGCTTTTGTAGCTGAGGCCAGGAGAGCAAAAAGCCCTCGCTCGTCCTGCCTGGCAGGCTATAATGCGCACGGCAAAAAAGAGAACAGGGAGGACACCATGCACCATACCATGGTTCCCAGTGATCGCGTGGAGCATGTCGCCGTCTACGGGCGCGACGGCACCAAGCTCGGCACGATCGAGCGATTGATGCTCGACAAGGTGAGTGGAACGGTCGCCTATGCCGTGATCAAGACCGGCGGGCTGCTCGGCACCCACCATCATTACCCTCTGCAGTGGAGCGCACTGAGATATGATCCAGGACGTCAGGTCTTCCAGGTCGAGCTGACGCCGGAGCAACTGAGCAGCGGCCCCTGCGAGGTCGATGGCGATGAATTCGACTGGGGTGACCGCTCGCGGCCTTACCCGCATCCGAATTACTGGTCGATCTAGTCGCGTCGCAAGTCTCATAGTCCGGGTCAGCGAAGCGGTACCCGGAACGTCACACGTCGGCCTTGATCGACGCTTTCACGGCCGGTTGCGCATCCAGTCGGCGAGGCCGGACAGCGCCTTGTCGAGGTCTTGTCGCGCGGCCGCGTCGGCCACCGTCTCCTCCAGCGCGCCGCGCATGCAGAGCAGCCACGCATCGCGCTCGGCATCGCCGATGGCAAAGCCGAAATGCCGCTGGCGCAGCCGCGGATGGCCCTTCTCGACCGAATAGAGTTTTGGGCCGCCGGTCCATTCGGTGAGATAGCGCTTCAGCACGTCCTTGATCGCGCCGAGATCGGCTTCATGCATCACGCGGATGGCGCGCGCCTCGGCAAGCGTGTCCATCCGTTCATAGAAGCGCTCGACCAGGCAGTCGATCGTGGCACTGCCTCCGATCCGCTCGAATATGGAAACCGCAACGCCGCTCTCGCTCATCCCGCGTCCCGGCCTACAGCGCCACGCTGCGCAGCCCGAAGCTGCGGGCTTCATTTTGCAGCACCGGCCGCACCGCGTCGATCAGCCGGGCGGCCGCTGCGTCGACCGAGAGCCCCGCGGTATCCACCACCGCGGTCGCGCGCGCATACAGTGGCTCGCGGCTGAGCAGAATGTTGCGCAGTTCCATCATAGCGGAGCGATCGTCGGCCATCGGGCGAAGGTCGCCCTGACGGCGAACGCGGGCCATGTGCTCCTCGGGCTCGGCCTTCAGCCAGATCGTGTAGAACGACGACAGGATCTGGTCGAAGGTGAGCGGCTCGGAGACGATACCGCCGCCGGTCGCCAGCACCATCAGCTCGTTGCGCGCGAGCAATTGTTGCAGCGCCGCCTGCTCCATGCGGCGAAAGCCTTCCTGGCCATAGAGCGCGATGATCTCGGCGACCGAGAGCCCGTTCTGCTGCTCAACCTCCTTGTTGAGCTCGACAAAGCTCCAGCCGACCTTTTTCGCCAGGACCTTGCCGAGCGTGGATTTGCCGGCGCCGCGCAGGCCGATCAGCGCGATGCCGCAGAACGGCGCGCGCCGCGGCGCGGATGCGCTGCCGCCGGCGAGCAAATCCTTGGCCTGCGCGATCTGGCTCGGCGTCGCCTTGCGCAGCAGGTCGCGAAACATTTGCCAGTCCGGCGTCGGATCGGCGCTGGGCAGCAAATCTTCCAGATGCGCGCCCATCGCGTCCGATACCCGGCGCAGCAGCACGATCGAGACATTGCCCTTGCCGCTCTCGAGCTGCGCGATGTAGCGCTCCGAAATTCCTGATACCTTGGCGAGCACCTTTCGCGACATGCCGCGCAGCGCCCGCATGGTGCGCACACGCTGGCCGAGCTGTTCGAGGAAGCGGGATTCGGCGTCGGGACTGTCGGTCATGGACTACGGATCATGGGCCTTCTTTAGCGGGTGTCCCGCGGCGCGTTTTAATGAAACATAGTGCCTGCTGGCATTGACAGCAAGCCGCCGCAGTGTCTTTCTATGAATTATAATTCTAAATTCAGGAGGGGAAGTCCGTGGGCGAGGGATCCTACAATGCGGTGACCTGGCTGCTCGACCGTAACGTCGAGGAGGGCCGCGGCAACAAGCTCGTTTTCGACGACACCGTCTCGCGGCTCACCTATGGCGAGCTCCAGCGCGATAGCCGGCGCGCCGCCAACATGCTGCGCCGTCTCGGTGTCCGCCGCGAGGAGCGCGTGGCGATGATCATGCTGGATACGGTCGATTTCCCCATCGTGTTTTTGGGTGCGATCCGCGCCGGCATTCTGCCGGTGCCGCTCAACACGCTGCTGACCGCGGACCAATACGCCTACATCCTCGCTGACTGCCGCGCGCGCGTGCTGTTCGTCTCTGAGGCGCTCT
Coding sequences:
- a CDS encoding group II truncated hemoglobin, which produces MSESGVAVSIFERIGGSATIDCLVERFYERMDTLAEARAIRVMHEADLGAIKDVLKRYLTEWTGGPKLYSVEKGHPRLRQRHFGFAIGDAERDAWLLCMRGALEETVADAAARQDLDKALSGLADWMRNRP
- a CDS encoding PRC-barrel domain-containing protein; amino-acid sequence: MHHTMVPSDRVEHVAVYGRDGTKLGTIERLMLDKVSGTVAYAVIKTGGLLGTHHHYPLQWSALRYDPGRQVFQVELTPEQLSSGPCEVDGDEFDWGDRSRPYPHPNYWSI
- a CDS encoding aromatic ring-hydroxylating dioxygenase subunit alpha, with translation MMSQEQNDQITRTGPKDPCGKLMRSYWQPAALVDELEGARPIRPVKLLGENLVLFRDETGRYGLIDRHCAHRGADLAFGRLEHGGLRCAFHGWLFDATGQCTETPAEPKDSKLCQNVRQRAYPVVEKSGILWAYLGEGEPPAFPEIDCFIAPGTHTFAFKGHMACNWLQALEVGIDPAHASYLHRFFEDEDTSTAYGKQFRGASAGSDLPMTKILREFDRPIINVEHTEYGLRLIALREIDEERTHVRVTNQLFPHGFVIPMSTEMTITQWHVPVDDENCYWYAIFTSYANPVDKQKMRDQRLELYELPDYTSRKNSSNDYGFDPHEQATATYTGMGNDINVHDQWAVESMGAIQDRTKEHLGQSDKAIVQYRRLLRQEIEKVSGGEKPMLHLDESTARSIQGPATMDGIGPTRGWETYWMEVDVKRRRGAPWTAPVPKEIADNVHRLTAAE
- a CDS encoding IS1634 family transposase, which translates into the protein MFLRRTERKKNGKAHHYWNVVESKRLDDGRVVQRHVLYLGEINSSQAAAWRKAIEVFDEDAGRPRTLALFPEDRCDAVAGDASVVQLRLSEMQLRRPRQWGACWLAGQLWQELQLDRFWADRLPPSRKKTRWDQILQVLATYRLIAPGSEWRLHRQWFGNSAMADLLGTDFGLAEEHKLYACHDLLLEHKEALFSHLVGRWRDLFNADFDVLLYDLTSTYFEVNASDLPQGSKRRHGYSRDKRPDCPQVVIALVVTPDGLPLAYEVLPGNTADSKTLRMFLGKIELQYGKARRVWVMDRGVPTEAVLAEMRNSDPPVQYLVGTPKGRLNRLEKHLLQKPWQEAREGVKVKLLAEDGELYVFAQSADRVTKERAMRRRQLKWLWRRLRQIDAMEVTREELLMKLGGARSKAPAAWRLVDIEIDKERPSFTFALNRKKLRTTRRREGRYLLRTNLSDNDPAQLWQYYTQLVAVEEAFRNLKGDLAIRPVFHQDEKRIEAHIFIAFLAYCMQITLTRRLHALAPGLTARSALEKFAAVQMIDVHLPTTDGREILLTRYTHPEPELQLLIDRLKLRLPPQPPPRITTAAVTQANRRSEDLLT
- a CDS encoding ABC transporter ATP-binding protein yields the protein MADTLLDVDGIETCYGLSQVLFGLSLSIKPGEMVSLMGRNGMGKTTTIRSIMGLTPARAGSIRFAGSEVRTQPSYRIAKLGVGLVPEGRQIFPNLTVRENLVAAAADRFNSANPWTLAAIYSLFPRLAERASNMGNQLSGGEQQMLAIGRALMTNPKLLILDEATEGLAPLIREEIWNCLSMLKSRGQSILVVDKNVDHLARICDRHTIIERGKTVWSGTSHQLMAEPDLQHKYLGI
- a CDS encoding ABC transporter ATP-binding protein codes for the protein MAEPLLHVEKLVRRFGGIIATDNVSLDVAAGELHAIIGPNGAGKTTLISQLTGHLEPHAGSVSLGGRDITHLPAYRRCALGLARSFQITSLLLDFTAADNVALAAQAHAGHSFRFFANARKEKGLRDAAHAALDRVGLLHRADVVVSRLSHGERRELELAVALASKPKLLLLDEPMAGLGVTESQRMVKLLQELRKEVSIVLVEHDMPAVFALADRITVLVYGRVIASGDPAAIRGNDEVKRAYLGDQHVVTHHG
- a CDS encoding IclR family transcriptional regulator C-terminal domain-containing protein, which translates into the protein MPKLKRSESEERATDFVESLDRGLRLLQCFGATAGPMTLSDLARAADLPRATARRMLFTLQRGGFVAGDGKLFSLTPHVLTLAASYLRSSQLVAVLQPVLDCVATAAQEISSLAVLDGDDVVFIARGGPARVFSGGLDIGYRLPAFCTSVGRAMLGQLDDAELAARLKAMKREALTPQTVTDPKALLARITADRAQSYSLVDREAEPHFRSISVPVRRYDDVIVAAINMGAHVDRVPAKELIERFLPLLREGAESVRSQLL
- a CDS encoding glutamine synthetase family protein, yielding MSFVARHALWSDEQKDAATRLRRIVEEKSLEVVRLAFPDQHGILRGKTIIASEAVASLESGCSITTTMLAKDTSHRTVFPVFTAGGGFGMKEMEGAADVLMVADPTTFRVLPWAPATGWVLCDLYFSDGRPVPFATRGLYRKVLDELGSRGCDFVAGLEVEFHIFKLDDPHMRAEDAGQPGTPPSVSLLSHGYQYLTEQRFDQMEPVLEILRRDIVALGLPLRSVEVEFGPSQCEFTFQPKTGMEPADNMVLFRSAVKQIAHRHGYHATFMCRPKLPHLFASGWHLHQSIVSRASGENLFMAKAGGEPLSAFGRAYLAGLLGHARAATVFTTPTINGYKRYRSYSLAPDRAIWGRDNRGVMIRVLGAAGDAATRLENRVGEPAANPYLYMASQILSGLDGADRKLEPGPSADTPYETKAPLLPKSLRDAVAALKDDPFFREKLGGEFVDYYTHIKNAEIDRFLAEVTDWEHREYFEMF